In a genomic window of Parus major isolate Abel chromosome 26, Parus_major1.1, whole genome shotgun sequence:
- the LOC107214793 gene encoding uncharacterized protein LOC107214793 isoform X6 has translation MSCPSSLIFGNLLYLSLWELGDCPVCSLENRALFSLCTGCSHWLLGCKSAFPHEADPHHKHKMRIALGEGNRGGKQESPPSALSRNEACIEFLICLAPRPPKSHQPPPESQELPTSFPTDASTLSRAARSSCWVCWSWSLCTSQMKPLKGTLLGQGEEEVQGPAQGCRRRQWQRTSCRPSPSPRREQQAELSGLPTSPDEGRMSSPQGHPGGVSARREQSVEQVSEEPGRAMQEQAVHPGDSDRTKEDAENLEELLLNLPSDLSVLDRLGLHRVALTEQDLEAAFAHLALAFRCDVFTLQQRVQVEKRARDAAEENIQEELGQCRAALERLGRSCANAGCKETLEQLQHNLAVLSAAVERATSAAEKLGAVHQGARDPSACPWEQEGDAPALPGWRHHGMHREGLAETWLLRRP, from the exons ATGAGTTGTCCAAGCTCCCTTATATTTGGAAATCTTTTATATTTGTCTCTCTGGGAGCTCGGGGATTGTCCTGtctgcagcctggagaacaggGCGTTGTTCTCACTCTGCACTGGGTGCTCCCACTGGTTGCTTGGCTGCAAATCTGCCTTCCCCCATGAAGCTGACCCACATCACAAGCACAAAATGAGGATTGCCCTGGGGGAAGGAAATAGGGGTGGCAAGCAGGAAAGTCCACCCTCAGCATTGTCCAGAAACGAGGCCTGTATTGAATTTCTCATTTGCCTTGCTCCACGCCCGCCCAAATCCCACCAGCCTCCTCCTGAATCACAGGAGCTCCCCACCTCTTTTCCCACAGATGCCTCCACACTAAGCAGAGCAGCTCGAAGCTCCTGCTGG GTGTGCTGGTCCTGGAGCCTCTGCACTTCACAAATGAAGCCACTCAAAGGGACCttgctgggacagggggaggaggaggtgcaggGACCGGCCCAGGGGTGCCGGCGGCGGCAGTGGCAGAGGACGAGCTGCCGACCCAGCCCGTCACCTCGAAG ggagcagcaggcagagctgtccGGGCTCCCCACATCTCCGGATGAAG gcaggaTGAGCAgtccccagggacacccaggtgGGGTTTCAgccaggagagagcagagcgTGGAGCAGGTCAGTGAG gagccaggcagggccatgcaggagcaggctgtgcaccctggggacagtgacaggactAAAGAAG ATGCAGAAAacctggaagagctgctgctgaatctCCCCAGCGACCTCTCAGTGCTGGACAGACTCGGCTTGCACAG GGTGGCTTTGACAGAGCAGGATCTGGAG GCAGCTTTTGCGCACCTCGCCCTGGCTTTTCGCTGTGATGTGTTCACCCTGCAGCAACGGGTGCAGGTGGAGAAACGGGCACGGgatgcagcagaggaaaacatccaggaggagctggggcagtGCCGAGCTGCCCTGGAG aggCTGGGCCGATCCTGTGCCAATGCAGGCTGCAAGGAGAcgctggagcagctgcagcacaaccTGGCCGTGCTGTCAGCAGCTGTTGAGAGGGCAACCAGTGCGGCGGAGAAGCTGGGGGCTGTACACCAG GGTGCAAGGGATCCATCTGCCTGCCCttgggagcaggaaggggatGCACCTGCACTCCCTGGGTGGAGGCACCATGGGATGCACAGGGAGGGACTGGCAGAGACCTGGCTCCTTAGGAGACCCTGA
- the LOC107214793 gene encoding protein MRVI1-like isoform X5, producing MSCPSSLIFGNLLYLSLWELGDCPVCSLENRALFSLCTGCSHWLLGCKSAFPHEADPHHKHKMRIALGEGNRGGKQESPPSALSRNEACIEFLICLAPRPPKSHQPPPESQELPTSFPTDASTLSRAARSSCWVCWSWSLCTSQMKPLKGTLLGQGEEEVQGPAQGCRRRQWQRTSCRPSPSPRREQQAELSGLPTSPDEGRMSSPQGHPGGVSARREQSVEQVSEEPGRAMQEQAVHPGDSDRTKEDAENLEELLLNLPSDLSVLDRLGLHRVALTEQDLEAAFAHLALAFRCDVFTLQQRVQVEKRARDAAEENIQEELGQCRAALERLGRSCANAGCKETLEQLQHNLAVLSAAVERATSAAEKLGAVHQEVRMSRAAEVMVQHVENLKRHHMREHTELEEMKRLIQQNSRNRQLAETQGEMMWSHG from the exons ATGAGTTGTCCAAGCTCCCTTATATTTGGAAATCTTTTATATTTGTCTCTCTGGGAGCTCGGGGATTGTCCTGtctgcagcctggagaacaggGCGTTGTTCTCACTCTGCACTGGGTGCTCCCACTGGTTGCTTGGCTGCAAATCTGCCTTCCCCCATGAAGCTGACCCACATCACAAGCACAAAATGAGGATTGCCCTGGGGGAAGGAAATAGGGGTGGCAAGCAGGAAAGTCCACCCTCAGCATTGTCCAGAAACGAGGCCTGTATTGAATTTCTCATTTGCCTTGCTCCACGCCCGCCCAAATCCCACCAGCCTCCTCCTGAATCACAGGAGCTCCCCACCTCTTTTCCCACAGATGCCTCCACACTAAGCAGAGCAGCTCGAAGCTCCTGCTGG GTGTGCTGGTCCTGGAGCCTCTGCACTTCACAAATGAAGCCACTCAAAGGGACCttgctgggacagggggaggaggaggtgcaggGACCGGCCCAGGGGTGCCGGCGGCGGCAGTGGCAGAGGACGAGCTGCCGACCCAGCCCGTCACCTCGAAG ggagcagcaggcagagctgtccGGGCTCCCCACATCTCCGGATGAAG gcaggaTGAGCAgtccccagggacacccaggtgGGGTTTCAgccaggagagagcagagcgTGGAGCAGGTCAGTGAG gagccaggcagggccatgcaggagcaggctgtgcaccctggggacagtgacaggactAAAGAAG ATGCAGAAAacctggaagagctgctgctgaatctCCCCAGCGACCTCTCAGTGCTGGACAGACTCGGCTTGCACAG GGTGGCTTTGACAGAGCAGGATCTGGAG GCAGCTTTTGCGCACCTCGCCCTGGCTTTTCGCTGTGATGTGTTCACCCTGCAGCAACGGGTGCAGGTGGAGAAACGGGCACGGgatgcagcagaggaaaacatccaggaggagctggggcagtGCCGAGCTGCCCTGGAG aggCTGGGCCGATCCTGTGCCAATGCAGGCTGCAAGGAGAcgctggagcagctgcagcacaaccTGGCCGTGCTGTCAGCAGCTGTTGAGAGGGCAACCAGTGCGGCGGAGAAGCTGGGGGCTGTACACCAG GAGGTCCGGATGAGCCGAGCAGCAGAGGTGATGGTCCAGCACGTGGAGAACCTGAAGAGGCACCACATGCGGGAGCACACAGAACTGGAGG